The following coding sequences lie in one Arachis stenosperma cultivar V10309 chromosome 5, arast.V10309.gnm1.PFL2, whole genome shotgun sequence genomic window:
- the LOC130980417 gene encoding proline-rich receptor-like protein kinase PERK4 has protein sequence MSSSNSSTLSPPSDDDTPSSDQSPPSPSSSSPSPPSSSTQDDSDDSSSSSPPPSPPSPPSPPPPSQDSSSPSSSSPPAPLPPTPASQDSSPPATRPPGSSSGEALVPSPPGTSPSGSKGLGNLFSDDLGHIVAYVSIGVFFLILLIIAIVCIRRRSKKKKQQQQQKLYYYGGDAPDQQKTNYYYNNNNGGKNQNYYGGGGGPANQEHVVRMPNGMIGMGMVPGPNAGVGAAWGAQQPPQMIMSNGSDLSSNFSMGPPPLPPPSPGITLGLKAGTFTYEELAAATGNFADANMIGQGGFGYVYKGVFPNGKEVAVKTLKAGSGQGEREFQAEIEIISRVHHRHLVSLVGYCIAGGQRMLVYEFIPNNTLEYHLHGKDLPTMDWPTRMRIAIGAAKGLAYLHEDCHPRIIHRDIKAANVLIDSSFEAKVADFGLAKLTTDNNTHVSTRVMGTFGYLAPEYASSGKLTEKSDVFSFGVMLLEIITGKRPVDLSGAMDDSLVDWARPLLIRGLEEDGNFGELVDPCLEGNYNKQEMTRMAACASSSIRHSAKKRPKMSQIVRALEGDVSLDDLKNMGKAGAIGGSGGGVLNPSGGGSNDYDTMQYNADLQKFRKTVFSSPENTSGSSGERP, from the exons ATGTCTTCCTCCAATTCTTCAACACTCTCACCACCCTCTGACGATGATACTCCCTCTTCTGATCAGAGCCCACCATCACCCTCATCGTCATCACCCTCGCCACCATCCTCGTCCACCCAAGATGATTCTGAtgattcttcatcatcatcaccaccaccatcaccgcCATCACCGCCATCACCGCCGCCACCCTCCCAAGATTCCTCCTCCCCGTCATCATCATCACCTCCAGCGCCGTTACCACCCACGCCAGCCTCACAAGATTCCTCTCCTCCTGCTACCCGACCTCCAGGATCATCCTCCGGCGAGGCATTAGTACCGTCTCCTCCAGGAACCTCACCATCAGGGTCTAAGGGTCTTGGCAATCTCTTCAGTGATGATTTGGGACACATTGTAGCATACGTTTCAATAGGAGTTTTTTTTCTTATCCTTCTCATTATTGCCATTGTTTGCATAAGAAGAAGGTCcaaaaagaagaagcagcaacaacaacagaaGTTGTACTACTATGGTGGAGATGCACCTGATCAACAAAAAACTAACTACtactacaacaacaacaatggtgggaAGAATCAAAATTACTACGGAGGAGGTGGTGGTCCAGCAAATCAAGAACATGTAGTGAGGATGCCAAATGGAATGATAGGGATGGGAATGGTTCCGGGTCCTAACGCCGGTGTTGGTGCTGCTTGGGGTGCACAGCAACCTCCTCAGATGATTATGTCAAACGGCTCAGACTTGAGCTCGAATTTCTCGATGGGGCCTCCGCCTCTGCCTCCTCCGTCACCGGGTATTACATTAGGCCTCAAGGCTGGCACCTTCACCTACGAAGAACTCGCAGCAGCAACAGGAAACTTTGCAGATGCAAACATGATAGGGCAAGGTGGATTCGGTTACGTCTACAAGGGAGTGTTCCCTAACGGAAAGGAGGTGGCCGTTAAGACTCTCAAGGCCGGTAGCGGTCAAGGCGAGCGCGAGTTCCAGGCTGAGATTGAGATCATCAGCCGTGTTCATCATCGCCACCTTGTTTCTCTTGTTGGTTACTGCATTGCCGGTGGCCAGAGAATGTTGGTCTATGAATTCATCCCTAATAACACCTTGGAATATCACCTTCATGGTAAGGATCTTCCTACCATGGATTGGCCTACCAGAATGCGCATTGCCATTGGAGCTGCTAAGGGACTTGCTTATCTTCATGAAGATT GTCATCCTCGCATCATCCATCGTGACATCAAAGCTGCCAATGTCCTTATTGATAGTAGCTTCGAAGCAAAG GTGGCTGATTTCGGATTGGCTAAGCTGACGACAGATAATAACACTCATGTTTCAACTCGTGTCATGGGAACATTCGG GTACTTAGCTCCTGAATATGCATCAAGTGGAAAATTGACAGAGAAGTCTGATGTATTCTCGTTTGGAGTGATGCTATTAGAAATCATAACCGGGAAGCGCCCTGTGGATCTCTCAGGTGCCATGGATGACAGCTTAGTTGACTGG GCGCGGCCACTACTGATACGTGGGTTGGAGGAAGACGGCAACTTTGGAGAATTGGTAGATCCATGTTTGGAAGGAAACTACAACAAACAAGAAATGACAAGAATGGCAGCTTGCGCTTCTTCCAGCATCCGTCACTCTGCCAAGAAGCGTCCAAAAATGAGTCAG ATTGTAAGGGCGTTGGAAGGAGATGTGTCATTGGATGACTTGAAGAATATGGGTAAGGCAGGTGCAATTGGTGGTAGCGGTGGTGGTGTCCTGAACCCTTCAGGAGGAGGGAGCAATGACTATGACACAATGCAGTACAATGCTGATTTACAAAAGTTCAGAAAAACAGTGTTTTCAAGCCCGGAAAACACaagcggtagtagtggtgagAGGCCTTAA